A region of the Deinococcota bacterium genome:
CGACGGGCGTGGTCGCCTGGGACGTGAAGATCACCAACCAAAGCGGTGAGCCGGTCGCGCTCTACACCATCTTGACGCTCGTCGCGCGCAAGGAGACCTGAGAGGAGACGCGTATGGTTCTGCTGCAAGCCCTTAAGAACAGCGTCCTGACCCTCACCTTGAACCGCCCGGACGCCCTCAACGCGCTCACCGGCGAGCTTCTCGCTGCGCTCGGCGCGGCGCTCGAGGAGGCGGCCAGGAACGACGAGGTGCGCTGCGTCGTCCTCACCGGGGCGGGCCGGGCCTTTTGCGCCGGTCAGGACCTAAGGGACATCTATCCGGGCGGCGCCGAGGACGCCAGGACCTTCTCGTTCAAGCGGCACCTCGAGACCTACAGCCCGGTCCTGGAGGGACTCGCGACTCTTGATAAGCCCGTCGTGGCCGGGGTCAACGGCGCGGCGGCGGGGGCGGGCTTCTCGCTTGTCCTGGCCTGCGACATGCGCCTGGCCTCGAGCAAAGCCTCCTTCGTCACCGCCTTCAGCAAGATCGGCCTGGTGCCCGACTCGGGGATGAGCTGGACCCTGCCCCGCCTGGTCGGCCACGCCAAGGCGCTCGAGCTGATGATGCTCTCGCCCAAGCT
Encoded here:
- a CDS encoding enoyl-CoA hydratase-related protein; the encoded protein is MVLLQALKNSVLTLTLNRPDALNALTGELLAALGAALEEAARNDEVRCVVLTGAGRAFCAGQDLRDIYPGGAEDARTFSFKRHLETYSPVLEGLATLDKPVVAGVNGAAAGAGFSLVLACDMRLASSKASFVTAFSKIGLVPDSGMSWTLPRLVGHAKALELMMLSPKLGADEALALGLVNRIVPEEVFAGELSELASALAQGPTKAYGLIKRALRKGAISSFEEALAYEASLQDIAGKSRDHEEGIAAFLEKRQPNFG